A section of the Chloroflexota bacterium genome encodes:
- a CDS encoding MMPL family transporter, which produces MNQPLVIFSRLVTARPWLTVAALVLITFALLVGADLREPPPTTEETLPDGAVRETLAEIDEIFGASGESNVVTFLFRGEALTPAGLSQMADLIDAVTGNPQVADLLVPDNPVVAPHLLVQGALQLTDLSGITQAEIDSTGGIPQIAAALDALTGNDADGDPITIATLRLASSDFDLVAEAERWINESAAASEGPLKASSISPIIIEDEYQEATEVGMLPVTGLALLVIVILLAVFLRTPADVLLTLAGLVMAILWITGVEGLLGPRGLGLIGPPNSLTTMVPIIIIGLTVDYAIQIVTHYREQRVEGLPVTESIRTGLRIVTVPLILAAVTTMVSLFASLFSPIGIVGDFGVVAGLGVGLSLVVMLTLLPCGRFIIDRRREARQTLREPRPVSQALPGIEGAAGLLGRSVTSRPAPYIVGVLAVTVALGFAATDIESEFSIRDILPRGGQVLEDMDTLDEAVGGATELTSILIKAEATETRTLINLRDLDAAFSNASVRPAAAAGPVLGTYEKVVRDWVTASGEPGDKFDPDLAALYDQATAGVEVDRALMQEVLDRIGRNDPALDRLLVNDPNGIDSILVQFPAYNNEPSQTATLQDEIEALWFGDDENVTATSDSIVSITVTDSITRRQTEAISATVAVALTVLAVFFWITIRQPMLSIVAVGPIVLVLICVLGTMALIGIPYTLITSIITALSIGIGVDYTIHVIHRYREEFAKHRNPETAAVRTLSITGSALLGSGLTTALGLGMLVLAPLAASQQFGFTAAITIFYSLLFSILVVPPAMTVWGAYQNMRLRSMVERMWDDLDVAIEETHRRLEGQGQN; this is translated from the coding sequence ATGAACCAACCGCTGGTCATATTTAGCCGACTGGTGACAGCCCGACCCTGGCTGACTGTCGCCGCGTTGGTTCTGATCACCTTCGCCTTGTTGGTCGGCGCGGATCTGCGAGAGCCTCCGCCTACCACCGAAGAGACCCTTCCCGATGGCGCGGTAAGGGAAACCCTTGCCGAGATTGACGAGATCTTTGGCGCCTCCGGCGAATCGAACGTGGTGACGTTTCTTTTCCGCGGCGAAGCGTTGACGCCGGCCGGCCTGTCCCAGATGGCCGACTTGATCGACGCGGTCACCGGCAACCCCCAGGTCGCGGACCTGCTGGTGCCCGACAACCCGGTCGTGGCACCGCACCTGCTGGTGCAGGGTGCGCTTCAATTGACCGATCTGAGCGGTATCACCCAGGCCGAAATCGATTCGACCGGCGGTATTCCGCAAATCGCGGCCGCACTCGACGCCCTGACGGGGAATGATGCGGACGGAGACCCGATAACGATTGCCACCCTCAGGCTCGCAAGCTCGGATTTCGACCTGGTCGCCGAAGCCGAACGCTGGATCAACGAGTCCGCAGCCGCCAGCGAAGGCCCACTTAAGGCAAGTTCGATCTCGCCCATCATCATCGAGGACGAGTACCAGGAGGCGACCGAGGTCGGAATGCTGCCGGTCACCGGCCTGGCGCTGCTGGTGATTGTCATCCTGCTCGCGGTTTTCCTACGCACCCCGGCTGACGTATTGCTGACCCTGGCGGGCCTGGTGATGGCGATCCTTTGGATTACCGGCGTGGAAGGATTGCTCGGGCCCAGGGGATTGGGCTTGATCGGGCCGCCGAACTCGCTGACGACCATGGTTCCGATCATCATCATCGGCCTCACGGTCGACTATGCCATCCAGATCGTCACGCACTACCGCGAACAGCGCGTCGAAGGGTTGCCGGTTACCGAATCGATTCGGACCGGATTGCGGATCGTGACGGTCCCGCTCATCCTGGCGGCGGTTACGACGATGGTCAGCTTGTTCGCTAGTCTCTTTTCCCCGATCGGAATCGTGGGGGACTTTGGAGTAGTTGCCGGACTCGGCGTGGGACTGAGCCTGGTCGTGATGCTGACCCTGCTGCCCTGCGGTCGATTTATCATCGACCGACGCCGCGAAGCGCGCCAGACCCTGCGGGAGCCTAGACCGGTCTCGCAAGCCCTGCCCGGAATCGAAGGGGCGGCCGGGTTGCTGGGGCGAAGCGTGACCAGCCGCCCGGCACCGTACATCGTGGGCGTGCTGGCGGTCACCGTCGCGCTCGGATTCGCCGCAACCGACATCGAGTCCGAATTCAGCATCCGGGACATCCTTCCACGCGGCGGCCAGGTGCTCGAAGACATGGACACGCTCGACGAGGCGGTCGGCGGCGCGACCGAATTGACGTCGATCCTGATCAAGGCCGAGGCGACCGAGACGCGCACCCTCATCAACCTGCGCGACCTGGACGCCGCGTTTTCAAACGCATCGGTACGACCGGCCGCCGCCGCCGGACCCGTCCTTGGCACCTATGAAAAGGTTGTCCGCGACTGGGTCACCGCGAGCGGTGAGCCGGGCGACAAATTCGACCCCGACCTGGCCGCCCTGTACGACCAGGCAACCGCCGGCGTTGAAGTGGATCGGGCGCTGATGCAGGAAGTCCTTGACCGGATCGGGCGAAACGACCCGGCGCTCGACAGGCTCCTGGTCAACGACCCCAACGGGATCGATTCGATCCTGGTGCAATTCCCCGCCTACAACAACGAGCCCTCACAGACCGCCACACTGCAGGATGAAATCGAGGCCCTGTGGTTCGGAGACGACGAAAACGTCACGGCGACTTCGGACAGCATCGTCTCGATCACGGTCACCGATTCAATAACCCGGCGCCAGACCGAGGCAATTAGCGCCACGGTTGCGGTCGCGCTTACCGTGCTGGCGGTCTTTTTCTGGATAACGATCCGGCAGCCTATGCTCTCGATCGTGGCCGTCGGCCCTATCGTGCTGGTTCTTATCTGCGTGCTGGGAACCATGGCCCTCATCGGGATCCCCTACACGCTGATCACCTCGATAATCACGGCCCTCTCGATCGGGATCGGAGTCGATTACACGATTCACGTGATCCACCGCTATCGCGAGGAGTTCGCCAAGCACCGCAACCCCGAAACCGCCGCGGTCCGGACGCTTTCGATAACCGGATCCGCGCTGCTCGGCTCCGGTCTGACCACCGCGCTGGGCCTGGGCATGCTGGTCCTCGCGCCGCTGGCGGCATCGCAGCAGTTCGGCTTCACCGCGGCAATCACGATCTTTTACTCGCTCCTGTTTTCGATCCTGGTGGTGCCGCCGGCGATGACGGTCTGGGGCGCCTACCAGAACATGCGGCTCCGATCGATGGTTGAGCGGATGTGGGACGATCTCGACGTCGCCATCGAGGAAACGCACCGCCGCCTGGAGGGACAGGGGCAGAACTGA
- a CDS encoding NAD(P)-binding protein, with the protein MTAANSPRHAGPRRIAIVGGGVSGLGVAWALSHHPERFDFRLFEARDQLGGNAVTVDMPQADGSTIPFDISVTACIPSVYHHVLLLLEKFGIELVDTRFNYSVRYQGDVYAHDFDSEIRRQLQPEISKFQRLLGRLHQFGALTRARSKLLNALNPFNYLSMGTVLNLGGFSGDFRYKILKPMFVNFLMATNVFDMPAALFSRYLEFFDIESATPMQTWDGGTRRIYENIAAGFPDKIYLNRGVRKVYRYRSGVVVEDDAGVREKFDDVVLACNANQALMALDRPTLLERFILSSIRYESELHNHAIVHSDPSVLPESPVKALATRSNHIEQYGARPDNYEITYIMHNQQPWASASDRPCLVTYNPISPIDEEKVIARRWFQHVVHDVRHVALLVPLFRFIQGRRRTWHCGAHTLVNSQETCLVTGLAAARQLGADYPFADSDARAWFNHYGSLLYGRGFRRA; encoded by the coding sequence ATGACTGCCGCCAATTCGCCGAGGCACGCCGGCCCCAGGCGCATCGCCATCGTCGGAGGAGGGGTCTCCGGACTGGGGGTGGCCTGGGCCCTTAGCCATCATCCGGAGCGATTCGACTTTCGGCTCTTTGAGGCCCGCGACCAACTGGGCGGAAACGCGGTGACGGTGGACATGCCGCAGGCCGACGGCAGCACGATCCCCTTCGACATCTCGGTGACCGCCTGCATTCCTTCGGTCTACCACCACGTCCTGCTGCTGCTGGAAAAGTTCGGCATCGAACTGGTCGACACCAGGTTCAACTACAGCGTCAGGTATCAGGGCGATGTCTACGCCCACGATTTCGATTCGGAAATCCGTCGGCAGCTGCAACCCGAGATTTCAAAATTCCAGCGGCTGCTCGGCCGCCTGCACCAATTCGGGGCCCTCACGCGGGCGCGGTCAAAGCTCCTGAACGCGCTGAATCCATTCAATTACCTGAGCATGGGAACGGTGCTCAACCTAGGCGGGTTTTCCGGCGACTTCAGGTACAAGATCCTCAAGCCGATGTTCGTCAACTTCCTGATGGCAACAAACGTGTTCGACATGCCGGCGGCACTCTTCTCGCGATACCTTGAATTCTTCGACATCGAGTCGGCCACGCCCATGCAGACGTGGGACGGCGGGACTCGGCGGATCTACGAGAACATTGCGGCCGGGTTTCCCGACAAGATTTATCTGAATCGGGGCGTACGCAAGGTCTACCGCTACCGCTCCGGCGTGGTTGTCGAGGACGACGCCGGGGTCCGCGAGAAGTTTGACGACGTCGTTCTAGCCTGCAACGCCAACCAGGCGCTCATGGCCCTGGATAGGCCCACTTTGCTGGAGCGCTTCATCCTCTCGTCAATCCGCTACGAGAGCGAACTCCACAACCACGCGATCGTCCATTCGGACCCCTCGGTCCTGCCGGAGAGCCCGGTTAAGGCCCTGGCCACGCGCAGCAATCACATTGAGCAATACGGCGCGCGACCGGACAACTACGAGATCACCTACATCATGCATAACCAGCAGCCTTGGGCAAGCGCCTCCGATCGGCCCTGCCTGGTGACCTACAACCCGATCAGTCCGATTGACGAAGAAAAGGTGATCGCCAGGCGCTGGTTCCAGCACGTCGTCCACGACGTTCGCCACGTGGCGTTGCTGGTCCCCCTGTTCCGCTTCATTCAGGGGCGGCGGCGCACCTGGCACTGCGGCGCCCACACCCTGGTAAACAGCCAGGAAACCTGCCTGGTCACCGGCCTGGCGGCGGCCAGGCAACTCGGCGCCGATTACCCGTTCGCGGATTCGGATGCCCGGGCATGGTTCAATCACTACGGGAGCCTGTTGTACGGGCGGGGATTCCGCAGGGCCTAG
- a CDS encoding sulfite oxidase: MHPLSMAGHAAPCVEPRRISSCGNGWVKASATGFGRTEFKRFGGFRPGHGAPAPMATGLGCWLHNAACSIKYQLTVWRARPGIDGGAELKPENEFQIAVSESPFCAETDPAGQGDWTTPNERFFIRSHFGEPELAKDHRIAIGGAVERPGSVSITELAAMEKVEQTVTLECAGNSRSYLIPPGIGLQFQHGAVGNAVWAGIPLARLLEPAGIAPDAVEVLFRGADSGIEAGEHMYFERSLPLAQALDPHTIVATSMDGQPLTRAHGYPARLIVPGWYGMASVKWLTEIEVLTEPFGGHFQTDAYTFIDPGSRDGPNRPVTRMAVKSVITSPLQDERLSGTVTISGFAWSGHGAIAEVQVSTDDGATWEKANLADSGNPRAWRRWELPWQPSGSGHYVLCVRARDEAGNLQPNSAGWNYRGYVNNAVHALSVIVD, translated from the coding sequence ATGCATCCATTATCGATGGCTGGACATGCCGCTCCATGCGTTGAGCCCCGAAGAATCTCCAGTTGCGGCAACGGATGGGTTAAGGCGTCGGCGACCGGTTTCGGCAGGACGGAATTCAAACGATTCGGTGGGTTTCGGCCGGGCCATGGCGCGCCGGCTCCGATGGCGACCGGGTTAGGTTGTTGGTTACATAATGCTGCGTGCTCAATTAAGTACCAATTGACCGTTTGGCGTGCACGCCCAGGAATCGACGGAGGAGCGGAATTGAAACCCGAGAACGAATTCCAGATCGCGGTATCCGAGAGCCCCTTTTGCGCCGAGACCGATCCGGCCGGCCAGGGTGACTGGACGACCCCGAACGAGCGGTTCTTCATCCGCAGTCACTTCGGCGAGCCCGAGCTGGCGAAAGACCACCGCATCGCCATAGGCGGGGCCGTCGAGCGGCCCGGTTCGGTCTCCATCACTGAATTGGCGGCAATGGAGAAGGTGGAGCAGACGGTGACCCTGGAGTGTGCCGGCAACAGCCGTTCTTACCTGATTCCGCCCGGGATCGGGCTGCAGTTCCAGCACGGAGCGGTCGGCAATGCCGTCTGGGCAGGCATTCCGCTGGCGCGGTTGCTCGAGCCGGCCGGGATCGCCCCCGACGCCGTAGAAGTGCTGTTCCGGGGCGCCGATTCAGGGATCGAGGCCGGCGAGCACATGTATTTCGAGCGCTCCCTGCCGCTGGCCCAGGCGCTGGATCCGCACACCATCGTCGCTACTTCGATGGATGGCCAGCCGCTGACCCGCGCACACGGTTATCCGGCCCGCCTCATAGTTCCCGGCTGGTACGGAATGGCCTCGGTGAAGTGGCTGACCGAGATCGAAGTGTTGACCGAACCCTTCGGCGGTCACTTCCAGACCGACGCATATACCTTCATCGATCCCGGATCCCGGGACGGGCCCAACCGGCCGGTGACCCGCATGGCGGTCAAATCGGTCATTACCTCGCCGCTGCAGGACGAACGGCTGAGCGGAACGGTCACGATTTCCGGGTTCGCCTGGTCGGGGCACGGAGCCATTGCCGAGGTCCAGGTCAGCACCGACGACGGCGCCACCTGGGAGAAGGCGAATTTGGCCGATTCGGGAAACCCCCGCGCATGGCGGCGCTGGGAGCTTCCCTGGCAGCCGTCCGGCAGCGGGCACTACGTTCTGTGTGTTAGGGCCCGCGACGAGGCCGGCAACCTCCAGCCAAATTCGGCCGGCTGGAATTACCGCGGCTACGTCAACAACGCCGTCCACGCCCTCTCGGTGATAGTCGATTGA
- a CDS encoding plasmid stabilization protein: MATITVRGLDEALKRKLRIRAANNGRSMEQEVRVILFDTLEGNAKHGTGSLFDEIRADVAELGGADLELPVRELIGEPLKFD; encoded by the coding sequence ATGGCCACAATCACAGTACGCGGCCTCGACGAGGCGCTCAAACGGAAACTCCGCATCCGTGCGGCCAATAACGGCCGGTCGATGGAGCAGGAAGTCCGGGTAATCCTGTTCGATACGCTCGAGGGCAACGCCAAGCATGGCACGGGCAGCCTCTTTGATGAGATCAGGGCCGACGTTGCAGAGTTGGGCGGCGCCGACCTTGAACTACCGGTTCGGGAGCTGATCGGCGAACCCCTAAAGTTCGATTGA
- a CDS encoding type II toxin-antitoxin system VapC family toxin — MIILDTNVVSEVIKPGCDPFVGSWFRAQDPSTLYVTTITEAELLFGIECLPAGRRRANLFTLIERLLGEHFAGRILGFDSIAARNHARIAAARRASGHPIAFADCQIAGIARSRAASVASRDAAGFEGCGIEIVNPWEGR, encoded by the coding sequence GTGATCATCCTTGACACGAATGTGGTTTCGGAGGTCATCAAGCCCGGTTGCGACCCATTTGTTGGTTCATGGTTCAGGGCACAAGATCCTTCGACGCTGTATGTCACAACGATTACCGAGGCGGAGTTGCTGTTTGGCATTGAATGCCTCCCGGCTGGCCGGCGCCGCGCCAATCTGTTCACCCTCATTGAAAGATTGCTGGGGGAGCATTTCGCCGGAAGAATCCTGGGCTTTGACAGCATTGCGGCTCGCAATCACGCGCGCATCGCAGCCGCCCGGAGGGCGTCCGGGCATCCCATTGCCTTTGCCGATTGTCAGATTGCCGGGATCGCACGAAGCCGGGCGGCTTCAGTCGCCAGCCGGGATGCGGCCGGATTCGAAGGGTGCGGAATCGAAATCGTCAACCCTTGGGAGGGTCGTTAA
- a CDS encoding DNA polymerase Y family protein translates to MVFAHLPLQAERIRRRLGPEPLAIYEGSAWRPQLLDADPSLGSRPGTALSRVLAEQPEVRLLPADPVYYQRCWDRILDRLQQMFPGVEDGGPGCAYLDIAGLESLYGGPAGLKRHLREAIADDWRGRWGLGTGKFNARCAAVRSPAGEILRAPSEPAALRTFLAKMPATLLPLDDEAQHLLADFGLNTLGDLAAQPRRALRARLGAPGARAWDLSRGDDSEPLRPLPPAETVSAQLEFPFPAVSVGAFSVGLLTLLQRLYRHPRLAGRAAGHIALTGQISDQPTWSFAYRFRTPVAGAEAACETLLAVLSGREPGPLGLPGPVKDLQVELGQLGPAPTIQGELWSKSRKASLHSAVAGLRRRLPGEALLRVVEVEPWSRIPERRQALVRFTAP, encoded by the coding sequence GTGGTATTTGCTCACCTGCCGCTGCAGGCCGAGCGGATCCGCCGCCGGCTCGGCCCGGAGCCGCTGGCGATCTACGAGGGAAGCGCCTGGCGCCCGCAGCTGCTTGATGCCGATCCATCGCTGGGGTCACGGCCCGGGACCGCCCTGAGCCGGGTCCTGGCCGAGCAGCCAGAAGTGCGTCTCCTGCCGGCCGATCCGGTCTACTACCAGCGCTGCTGGGACCGGATCCTGGATCGGCTGCAGCAGATGTTTCCAGGCGTCGAGGACGGCGGGCCGGGCTGCGCCTACCTGGATATTGCCGGGCTGGAGTCGCTCTACGGCGGCCCGGCCGGTCTAAAACGGCACCTGCGCGAGGCCATCGCGGATGACTGGCGCGGGCGGTGGGGCCTGGGTACGGGCAAGTTCAACGCCCGCTGCGCGGCGGTGCGTTCCCCGGCGGGGGAGATCCTGAGAGCCCCGTCCGAGCCGGCTGCGCTGCGCACCTTCCTGGCCAAGATGCCGGCTACGCTGCTGCCGCTCGATGACGAGGCGCAGCATTTGCTGGCCGACTTCGGCCTCAACACTCTCGGGGATCTGGCCGCCCAGCCGCGCAGGGCGCTGCGGGCGCGCCTAGGGGCGCCCGGGGCCCGGGCCTGGGACCTGTCCCGCGGCGACGACTCCGAACCTCTGCGACCGCTCCCGCCGGCCGAAACCGTATCCGCCCAGCTGGAATTCCCGTTTCCGGCGGTCAGCGTCGGGGCCTTCAGCGTCGGTCTGCTGACCTTGCTGCAGCGCCTCTACCGCCATCCCCGGCTCGCGGGCCGGGCCGCCGGGCATATTGCCCTGACCGGCCAGATCAGCGACCAGCCGACCTGGTCGTTCGCCTACCGGTTCCGCACCCCGGTGGCCGGCGCCGAAGCCGCTTGCGAAACCCTGCTGGCGGTCCTCTCCGGCCGCGAACCCGGGCCGCTGGGCCTGCCCGGGCCGGTCAAGGACCTGCAGGTCGAACTCGGCCAGCTGGGGCCCGCGCCCACGATCCAGGGCGAACTCTGGTCCAAATCCCGCAAGGCCAGCCTCCACTCAGCAGTCGCCGGTCTGCGCCGGCGCCTGCCGGGCGAGGCGCTGCTGCGGGTAGTTGAGGTGGAACCATGGTCACGCATCCCGGAACGGCGCCAGGCGCTGGTCCGCTTTACCGCCCCCTAA
- the dnaE gene encoding DNA polymerase III subunit alpha has product MDDSAYGELHCRSWYSFGRGASSVDELVVRAAKLGYQALALTDRDNLTGVLELAEAARAAGIKPIVGAEVTVAHPELEPAPITLLAENAAGYSNLCRLISSAHRAGERRHPQLDPGELSTHGEGLIALLGSPGGHLARHLDSGHLATARGLVAGYCQQLGSESVFIELQRHLAPGELARNRALAELAGQLGVGMVATGGVCYHDRSRHRLGDVLTAIRLNTTLDGCHRQRHPNANYHLRPTEEMTRLFRRWPQALENSARIARRCMAFSVGQIRYRLPQPPVPEGFAGQQAYFEHVCRIAARERYGRITPTLQARLQKEFDLIAKHDLAGFFLLYRQVIEMARQVAVELGHLPPGAPLSQRAPGRGRGSSVAMLTGTLIGLSHVDPLEYDLPLERFLPADRLASPPDIDLDFPRDIRERLILKVFDELGWERAALTAMIPTYRLPGVVRDVGRALGLPAAELAILAQRAESHSGADLEQEMDKIPQLAGRQRQRGWRDLIALGAQLQGFPKGLSQHPGGMIISSEPLVDMVPVQPSAISGRYICQWDKYATEDAGFVKIDFLALGTLSQMQECLQLIEDRTGRRIDLSRIDHSDPAVYADLGRGDTVGVFQVESAAQMQTIKRMRPRHLYDMALQVAAVRPGVGANDGVTEFLRRRHGQSWDYDHPLERRALAKSLGIILFQDQVVQLGMDVGGLSAAEADLMRRAFQRRNNQDLIGRYWHRFREGARDRGVPAGIADRIFKKFNPHYMFPEAHALAFGATAYHMAWLRHYFPAEFYCAIFNAQPMGFWSIETLKEDALRRGIRTLGPDVNRSHRECRPEGPDTFRMGLGFVAGIAAQSAEKLLAARERGGEFKSLRDLIARAGLQQAALEALVKSGACADLSGAGDRRSDLWEVGLHYRPPSPQAPLALEHHEVMPSLAPLSPENQMAYEYQTLRLFTGGHVMETLRPRLADCVLSSRQLDQVPDGARISAAGKVLRRQRPLGKMVFMTLQDEFGMIPLAIWPSTWQRHRNDLSAPLVLIEGVMSRRDGSANIMVDKARRLSAPWSPDLVVSEKTHDWG; this is encoded by the coding sequence ATGGACGATTCCGCCTACGGCGAACTGCACTGCCGCAGCTGGTACTCGTTCGGGCGCGGCGCCTCGTCGGTCGACGAACTGGTCGTGCGCGCGGCCAAGCTGGGCTACCAGGCGCTGGCCCTGACCGACCGCGACAACCTGACCGGCGTCCTGGAGCTGGCGGAGGCGGCCCGCGCCGCCGGGATAAAGCCCATCGTCGGCGCCGAGGTCACCGTGGCGCACCCGGAGCTGGAGCCTGCCCCGATAACCCTGCTGGCCGAAAACGCAGCCGGCTATTCCAACCTCTGCCGGCTCATCAGCAGCGCCCACCGGGCCGGCGAGCGCCGTCATCCGCAGCTTGATCCGGGCGAACTGAGCACCCACGGCGAGGGACTGATCGCCCTGCTCGGATCCCCCGGCGGGCACCTGGCCCGGCACCTGGATTCCGGCCACCTGGCCACCGCCCGCGGCCTCGTCGCCGGATACTGCCAGCAGCTGGGCAGCGAGTCCGTCTTCATCGAACTGCAGCGCCACCTGGCTCCCGGCGAGCTTGCCCGCAACCGGGCCCTGGCCGAGCTGGCCGGCCAGCTCGGGGTCGGGATGGTGGCCACCGGCGGGGTCTGCTATCACGACCGCAGCCGCCACCGGCTCGGCGACGTACTCACCGCCATTCGCCTAAACACCACCCTCGACGGCTGTCACCGCCAGCGGCACCCCAACGCCAACTACCATCTGCGCCCAACCGAAGAAATGACACGGCTGTTTCGACGCTGGCCGCAGGCCCTGGAGAACAGCGCCCGGATCGCCCGGCGCTGCATGGCGTTTTCGGTCGGGCAGATACGCTACCGGCTCCCGCAGCCGCCGGTCCCGGAGGGGTTCGCCGGCCAGCAGGCCTATTTCGAGCATGTCTGCCGGATCGCGGCCCGGGAGCGCTACGGACGCATCACGCCGACGCTGCAGGCGCGGCTGCAGAAAGAATTCGACCTGATCGCCAAGCACGATCTGGCCGGGTTCTTCCTGCTCTACCGCCAGGTCATCGAGATGGCCCGCCAGGTCGCCGTCGAACTCGGCCACCTGCCGCCCGGGGCGCCGCTGTCGCAGCGTGCGCCCGGCCGCGGGCGCGGGTCCTCGGTGGCCATGCTCACCGGGACTCTGATCGGCCTCTCGCACGTCGATCCGCTCGAGTACGACCTGCCGCTGGAGCGCTTCCTGCCCGCCGACCGCCTGGCCAGCCCACCCGACATCGACCTGGATTTCCCGCGCGACATCCGCGAGCGGCTGATCCTGAAGGTGTTCGACGAATTGGGCTGGGAGCGGGCCGCGCTCACCGCCATGATTCCCACCTACCGCCTTCCCGGGGTGGTCCGCGACGTCGGGCGCGCGCTGGGACTGCCGGCCGCCGAGCTTGCGATCCTGGCCCAGCGGGCCGAATCGCACTCCGGCGCCGATCTGGAGCAGGAGATGGACAAGATCCCGCAGCTGGCCGGTCGACAGCGTCAGCGCGGCTGGCGCGACCTGATCGCGCTGGGGGCGCAGCTGCAGGGCTTCCCCAAGGGCCTGTCCCAGCACCCGGGCGGGATGATCATCAGCTCCGAGCCGCTGGTCGACATGGTGCCGGTGCAGCCGTCGGCGATCTCGGGGCGCTACATCTGCCAGTGGGACAAGTACGCTACCGAGGACGCCGGGTTCGTCAAGATCGACTTCCTGGCCCTGGGCACGCTCTCGCAGATGCAGGAGTGCCTGCAGCTGATCGAGGACCGCACCGGCCGGCGGATCGACCTGAGCCGGATCGACCATTCCGACCCGGCGGTGTATGCCGACCTGGGGCGCGGTGACACGGTGGGGGTGTTCCAGGTGGAGAGCGCCGCCCAGATGCAGACGATCAAGCGCATGCGGCCGCGACACCTCTACGACATGGCCCTGCAGGTGGCCGCGGTCCGCCCCGGAGTGGGGGCCAACGACGGGGTGACCGAGTTCCTGCGCCGCCGCCACGGCCAGTCCTGGGACTACGACCATCCCCTGGAGCGGCGCGCCCTGGCCAAGTCGCTGGGGATCATCCTCTTCCAGGACCAGGTGGTGCAGCTGGGGATGGACGTGGGCGGGCTCTCGGCCGCCGAGGCCGACCTCATGCGCCGAGCCTTCCAGCGGCGCAACAACCAGGACCTGATCGGCCGGTACTGGCACCGCTTCCGCGAGGGCGCCCGCGACCGCGGGGTCCCGGCGGGCATCGCCGACCGGATCTTTAAAAAGTTCAATCCGCACTACATGTTCCCCGAGGCCCATGCGCTCGCCTTCGGCGCCACCGCCTATCACATGGCCTGGCTGCGGCACTACTTCCCGGCGGAGTTCTACTGCGCCATCTTCAACGCCCAGCCGATGGGGTTCTGGTCGATCGAAACCTTAAAGGAGGATGCCCTGCGGCGCGGAATCCGGACCCTGGGACCGGATGTGAACCGCAGCCACCGGGAGTGCCGGCCGGAGGGGCCGGACACGTTCCGGATGGGCCTGGGCTTTGTGGCCGGGATCGCCGCCCAGAGCGCCGAAAAACTGCTGGCGGCGCGAGAGCGCGGCGGCGAATTTAAGTCCCTGCGCGACCTGATCGCCCGCGCCGGGCTCCAGCAGGCCGCCCTGGAGGCGCTGGTAAAGTCCGGCGCCTGCGCTGATCTTTCCGGCGCCGGCGATCGGCGCAGCGATCTCTGGGAGGTGGGGCTGCACTACCGTCCTCCGTCGCCACAGGCGCCGCTGGCCCTGGAGCACCACGAGGTCATGCCGTCGCTGGCGCCGCTGTCGCCGGAGAACCAGATGGCCTACGAGTACCAGACTCTGCGGCTGTTCACCGGTGGCCATGTGATGGAAACGCTGCGCCCCCGTCTGGCCGACTGTGTGTTGAGCAGCCGCCAGCTGGACCAGGTCCCTGACGGGGCCCGGATAAGCGCGGCCGGCAAGGTGCTGCGCCGCCAGCGCCCCCTGGGCAAGATGGTGTTCATGACTCTGCAGGACGAGTTCGGGATGATCCCGCTGGCGATCTGGCCATCGACCTGGCAGCGGCATCGCAACGACCTTTCGGCCCCGCTGGTGCTGATCGAAGGAGTGATGTCGCGCCGCGACGGATCCGCCAACATCATGGTCGATAAGGCGCGGCGCTTATCTGCGCCTTGGTCGCCCGACCTGGTGGTCAGCGAGAAAACCCACGATTGGGGTTAG
- a CDS encoding SOS response-associated peptidase, which translates to MCGRFGLFSDLDRLAEQFGFDPLTVRDLFSPSYNVAPTNSVLTLTAPGLALEPQLMRWGLIAPWQRRGDPLGKPIFNARSETVAEKPMFRRAFARSRGLVLADGFYEWRRRGGVKQPYWICRRDGHPFAFAAIWSLQQGAGLYSCAVLTTGPNELMAPIHSRMPVILGEHDSDTWLDPEAPAERLLEACRPDPWPHMQAVPVSARVGRVANNDPTLIVPVTKPSDEGLL; encoded by the coding sequence ATGTGCGGTCGATTCGGCCTTTTCTCCGACCTTGATCGCCTGGCCGAGCAGTTCGGGTTCGACCCGCTTACGGTGCGCGATCTGTTCTCGCCGTCGTACAACGTCGCCCCGACCAACAGCGTCCTAACGCTGACTGCGCCGGGACTAGCGCTGGAGCCGCAGTTGATGCGCTGGGGACTCATCGCCCCCTGGCAGCGCCGCGGCGATCCGCTCGGCAAGCCGATATTCAACGCCCGCAGCGAAACCGTTGCCGAGAAACCGATGTTCCGGCGTGCGTTTGCGCGCAGCCGCGGACTGGTGCTCGCGGACGGCTTCTACGAGTGGCGGCGCCGCGGTGGCGTCAAACAGCCCTACTGGATCTGTCGCCGGGACGGACACCCGTTCGCCTTCGCCGCCATCTGGTCGCTGCAACAGGGCGCGGGACTCTATTCCTGCGCGGTCCTGACCACCGGCCCCAATGAGCTGATGGCCCCGATCCATTCCCGCATGCCGGTCATCCTGGGCGAGCACGATTCCGATACCTGGCTGGATCCGGAGGCACCTGCCGAACGGTTGTTGGAGGCCTGCCGGCCCGACCCCTGGCCGCATATGCAGGCCGTCCCGGTTTCGGCCAGGGTTGGCAGGGTCGCCAACAACGACCCGACGCTGATAGTTCCTGTGACGAAGCCTTCGGATGAAGGTTTGCTCTGA